GATCTGGAAGGACAGGTGCACCGAGCGCGGGATGCCGCCGGCGGTGGCTTCGGCCGAGGCCACGCCCAGCTGGGTGAGCAGCCAGGGGAGGTAGGACGAAAGCACGGCGCCGAAACCGATCATCAGGCTCTGCATCGCAAAGCCCACCTGGCGCTGTTTGGGCGGCAGCAGGTCGGCCACGAAGGCGCGGAAGGGCTCCATGCTGACATTGATCGAGGCGTCGAGGATCCAGAGCAGGCTGGCCGCCATCCAGAGGGCGGAGGAGTTCGGCATGGCGATGAGCGCGAGGCTCGCACAAAGGGCGCCCACGAAGAAATACGGCCGGCGGCGGCCGAAGGTCCGGTGCCAGGTGCGGTCGCTGTAATAACCGATGATGGGCTGCACGATCAGACCGGTGAGCGGGGCCGCGAGCCAGAGGATGGGGATCTCGCCCTCGGAGGCGCCGAGGTATTGGTAAATGGCGCTCATGTTGGCCATCTGGAGGCCCCAGCCGAACTGGATGCCGAAGAAGCCGAAGCTCATGTTCCAGATGGCCGGCAGGGAAAGGGGTTTTAGTTCGCGCATGGGGTAAAGAAAAAGACCAAGGATGTGGGACCAGAAACTAAGGACGAGAAATGGTCGGCCAAGGCCCGGCTTGAGGTCGGTGGTCTCTGGTCAATGGTCGGTGGTCCCATTCTCGGGCGGTTCGCTGTAGTCCCTCACCGGACGTTCGCCGGTGCGGTCGTAGAGCTGAACCCAGTGCCGCAGCGTCTCCACGCGACCCTGGCGCAGGGCGGTGAGCTGGTCGTCGGTGAAACGCCACTGCCAGTTGCCGTCGGTGGTGCCGGGGCGGTTGAGGGTGGCGTCGGCCGGCAGGTCGAGCAGGTCCTGCACGGGGATGACGGCGAGCCGGGATGTGGTGGCGAGCGCGGCACGGATGACCGGCCAGGCGGACTTGGAGCTGTCGAGTTGGAAATACTCGGCGATCTTCGCGTCGTAGGGCGGCTGCAGGGATTCGAGCCACCCGCGCGCGGTGATGTTGTCGTGCGTGCCGGTGTAGGCGACGCTGTCGGGCGGATAGTAGTGCGGGAGGTTGGCGTTGTTGGCGTCGTGGCCGTAGGCGAACTGGAGGATCTTCATGCCCGGCAGCCCGGCGTCGCGGCGGAGCTTCACCACGTCGGGCCCGATGTAACCGAGATCCTCGGCGATGATGCGGGCCTCGGGCAGGGCGGCGCGGACCGCGTCGAAAAACTCCAGGCCCGGACCCGGCTGCCAGCAGCCGGTGCGCGCATCGGGGGCACCGGCGGGAATTTCCCAGAAGGTGTCGAAGCCGCGGAAGTGATCGAGCCGGATGACATCGTAGAGCCCGAAGGCGGCGCGCAGCCGCCCGAGCCACCACGCATAGCCGGTCTTGCGCAGGTGGTTCCAGTCGTAGAGCGGGTTGCCCCAGAGCTGGCCGAGGGCGGAGAAATAGTCGGGCGGCACGCCGGCCACCGCGAGGGGGTTGCCACGGGCGTCGAGCCGGAAGACCTCGCGGTTGCGCCAGGTGTCGGCGCTGTCGAGCGCCACAAAGATCGGCACGTCGCCGATGATGCCGACGCCGCGCTCTCGGGCGTAGCTGCGCAGCTGCTCCCACTGGCCGAAGAAGACGTATTGGTAGAAGGCGTGGCGCTCGGACTCGAGGCGCACGCTGTCGGGCAGGGTGGCGCGCAGCCGCGGGGTCCAACGGGCGAACGGTTCCGGCCAGCTGGGCCAGGGCCAGCCGCCGAAATGTCCCTTGAGCGCCATGAAATCCGTGTAGGGCTCGAGCCATTCCGCGTGTTCACGCTGGAAGGCGCGGAAGGAGCCGAGGCCCTCGAGGCGGTCGGTGCCAGCGGTGATGAAGCGATCAGCGGCGCGCGTGAGCACGCGCCAGAAATCGGCGTAGAGCCAGCCGTAGTCCACGCGCCCGGCGGGCAGCCGGCGCAGCGGGGCCAGTTCGTCGTCGGAGAGCAGGCCGGCTCCGACCAGTTCGCCGAGGTCGATGAAGTAGGGGTTGCCGGCGCTGGCGGAGAAAAGCTGGTAGGGCGAGTCGCCGTAACCGGTCGGGCCGATCGGGCAGATCTGCCAGTAGCGGACGCGGGCGTCGGCCAGGAAATCCACGAACGCCCGGGCCCCGCGTCCGAGATTACCGATGCCGTAGGCGCCGGGGAGGGAGGACACGTGCGCCAGCACACCGGCGGCGCGGGTATCAAGCCAGGAAGCCGGAGGCACGGGGGCGGGACGGGAACCGGAGGTGACGGCGACTTTCTTGGCCGCGCGGTTCGGCGTGCGGACGGGCATGGGCACAGGAGTTAAGGGGAGAGAGAAAGAGCGGCCACCAGTAACCCCCTGGTGGCCGCGTTGTGTGTGTTGACCAAACTGCCGGTGGGCCGGCGACTCAGAACTTGTAGGCGGCGCCGAAGGAGTAGGACGCGCCGTATTGCTGATAGTTGATGACCTGACGCGGGTCGTCGTTGTTGTAGGTGATCAGCGGTTCGTTGGTCAGGTTGTAGCCCTGGAGGAAGACCGAGAGGTTCTTCATCGGACCGTCCTTGGGGAACGTGTAGCTGATCTGGGCGTCGACGACGCTCTCGGGCTGGGCCATGGAGAAGCCGCCGTTGGGATTCACGTCACCACTGGGATTCGGCACGCCGAAGTTGGTGATGTATTGGCGGTTCTCGGAGCGGTAGCGGTTGCTGACGCGGGCGGACCAACCGTGGCGCTCATAGTAGGCCGTGACCTGGTAGACCTTCTCGGAGAGACCGGCGATGGGTGCGGTCCCGCTGCTCGGGCCCCAGGGCTTGATGCCGCTCTTGGTCAGCGCGGCGCCAAACTGGACGCCGAAGCCCTTGAAGCTCTCGCTGATCAGCTCGCTGGCGAGCACGAGGGAGAACTCGAGGCCGCGGATGTTGCCGCCGTCGCCGTTCATCGGCTGCGAGACGATACCCTGCGAGAGAACGGGCGGGGTGCCGGTGATCGGGTAGCCGCTGAAGTCGGCGATCGCGCTCTGCTCGTAGACGAAGTTGCGCAGCTTCTTGGCGAAGGCCGCCACGGAGAAGTAGCCCTTGCTCTGGTTGAAGTAGTGCTCGTAGGAGAGGTCCACCGAGTCGGCGACCCAGGGCTTGAGGGCGCTGTTGCCGCCGCCGCCGCTCCAGGGGCTCTGGTTGATGTTGGTGGAGCTGGCATTGGTGGTGTTGTAACCCCAGGTGCGCGAGGCGCGCATGTCATACATGCGGGGGCGGGCGATCTGGCGGGCGAGGCTGAAACGCACGACGCTGCGGTCCGTGATCTCAAAGTTGAGATTCAGGCTCGGGGCGAACTGCGTGTAGGTGTCGCCGTCGGCGACCGCGGTCACCGTGTTGCCATTGGCCGAAAGACCGTTGGACGACTGGTCGGTGTGGATGATGCGGAAACCCACGTTGCCCGTGACCGGGATGTTGCCGGCCTTGCTGGCGATCTCGGCCTGGGTGTAGAACTGCGTGACCTCCTCGCGGACCTGGAAGCGGCGGGCGACGAAGTCGGTGCCGTCGTTGCCGACGAGGTTGAACGCGCCCGAGTTGAAGTAGGCGAGCGGGTCGAAGGAGTAGATCTTGCCGATGCCGAGATAAGTGAAGTCCGTGATGCCGTTGCTGGCGGGCATGGGCGCGGTGGCGGCGTTGTTCTTCAACACCGGGAAGCCGGAGGGATTCTCACCGTCGCGCTTGTAGCGGTCGGTGTAGCTGAGGCCCATCTCGACGGCGGAGAAGAAGCGGTTCAGCTCGTGCCGGGTGGAGAGCTTGAGCTGCGACATGGTGTCCTTGGACTCGAAGCCCTTGTAGTAGCCGGGCGAACCGGTGGACGGGAACTTCCAGGACTGCCAGCCCTGCGGATCGCTGATGCGCAGGATCGAGGCGTCGGCGTAGTTCTTCGTGGTGGTGATCATCGGCAGTCCGCCCGGGTTGAGCGTGACCTTCATCGTGTCGGCGGTGGTGAACGGCGTGCCGAGGGAGCTGAGGCCGGCCCAGAGCTCGAGGTTGAAGTCCTTGCGCTTCACGCTGGAGTAGCTGGCGTCGAAGGTGATGGGCCATTCGGAGGCCTTGCCCATGACGAGGTTCCAGCCGACGGCGATCGGCTTGTCGGAGCGGGTGAAGACGTCGTTGCGGACGATGGGCTGGACGTTGGTGAACGTCGAGTTGGTGGCCAGACCGCCGCTGGTGGTGTAACCGGCCTGCAGGGCGGCCGAGCTCCAGTAGAGGGGCACTTCCATGCCGCGCAGGAGCTGGTCCTCCTTGAAGTCGGAGTAGTAAACATCGATCACCGAGTGGGTGTTCTCGTCGGGCTTGTATTCGAGCACGGCCATGTAGCCGTCGCGCTCGAGGATGCTGTTGCGGACGTAGGGCTTCATGCCGCCGAGCACGAGGTTGTTGTTGTCGGTCGGGTAACCCCAGGCCTGGAACTGCTGGCCGGCAAAGGGCTTGCTCGAGTGCGAGTAGCCGAAGGCCACGCCGATCGTGCCGCCCTCAACCTGGTCGATGTAGGAAATGTTGAAGCGGTTGCCGGTGGCCTTCGCGCCGGGCGTGAGGGCGCCGAGCTCGTTCCACTCATAGTAGCCGTTCACTGCGACGACCCGGCCGGTCTTGTCGAGCGGGCGCACGGTGCGCAGGTCGATCGAGCCGGCGAGGCCCTGGCCGGTGAGGCTCGGGGTCGCGGTCTTGTAAACCACCACCTCACTGAGGAGGTCAGCGGGATACTGGTCGAACTCGACGGCGCGGTTCATGCCGGTGGAGACCTGCTCGCGGCCGTTGAGGAGGCCGGTGCTGAAATCGCCGTTGAGGCCGCGAATGCTGATCTGCTGGCTACGACCGTTGGTGCGCTGGGTCGTGAGGCCGGTCAGGCGGGTGAGTGCGTCCGCGATGGAGATGTCGGGCAGCTTGCCGATATCCTCCGCGGCGATCACCTCGGTGATGACCTTCTGGTTCTGTTTCATCTCG
This DNA window, taken from Oleiharenicola lentus, encodes the following:
- the malQ gene encoding 4-alpha-glucanotransferase; this translates as MPVRTPNRAAKKVAVTSGSRPAPVPPASWLDTRAAGVLAHVSSLPGAYGIGNLGRGARAFVDFLADARVRYWQICPIGPTGYGDSPYQLFSASAGNPYFIDLGELVGAGLLSDDELAPLRRLPAGRVDYGWLYADFWRVLTRAADRFITAGTDRLEGLGSFRAFQREHAEWLEPYTDFMALKGHFGGWPWPSWPEPFARWTPRLRATLPDSVRLESERHAFYQYVFFGQWEQLRSYARERGVGIIGDVPIFVALDSADTWRNREVFRLDARGNPLAVAGVPPDYFSALGQLWGNPLYDWNHLRKTGYAWWLGRLRAAFGLYDVIRLDHFRGFDTFWEIPAGAPDARTGCWQPGPGLEFFDAVRAALPEARIIAEDLGYIGPDVVKLRRDAGLPGMKILQFAYGHDANNANLPHYYPPDSVAYTGTHDNITARGWLESLQPPYDAKIAEYFQLDSSKSAWPVIRAALATTSRLAVIPVQDLLDLPADATLNRPGTTDGNWQWRFTDDQLTALRQGRVETLRHWVQLYDRTGERPVRDYSEPPENGTTDH
- a CDS encoding TonB-dependent receptor, which produces MHPTVTKRSARQSLSRGLVAGLLLAQTALPALAQTTNNANNTESADKDAPVVLETYTVTAGFAGSLAAAAEMKQNQKVITEVIAAEDIGKLPDISIADALTRLTGLTTQRTNGRSQQISIRGLNGDFSTGLLNGREQVSTGMNRAVEFDQYPADLLSEVVVYKTATPSLTGQGLAGSIDLRTVRPLDKTGRVVAVNGYYEWNELGALTPGAKATGNRFNISYIDQVEGGTIGVAFGYSHSSKPFAGQQFQAWGYPTDNNNLVLGGMKPYVRNSILERDGYMAVLEYKPDENTHSVIDVYYSDFKEDQLLRGMEVPLYWSSAALQAGYTTSGGLATNSTFTNVQPIVRNDVFTRSDKPIAVGWNLVMGKASEWPITFDASYSSVKRKDFNLELWAGLSSLGTPFTTADTMKVTLNPGGLPMITTTKNYADASILRISDPQGWQSWKFPSTGSPGYYKGFESKDTMSQLKLSTRHELNRFFSAVEMGLSYTDRYKRDGENPSGFPVLKNNAATAPMPASNGITDFTYLGIGKIYSFDPLAYFNSGAFNLVGNDGTDFVARRFQVREEVTQFYTQAEIASKAGNIPVTGNVGFRIIHTDQSSNGLSANGNTVTAVADGDTYTQFAPSLNLNFEITDRSVVRFSLARQIARPRMYDMRASRTWGYNTTNASSTNINQSPWSGGGGNSALKPWVADSVDLSYEHYFNQSKGYFSVAAFAKKLRNFVYEQSAIADFSGYPITGTPPVLSQGIVSQPMNGDGGNIRGLEFSLVLASELISESFKGFGVQFGAALTKSGIKPWGPSSGTAPIAGLSEKVYQVTAYYERHGWSARVSNRYRSENRQYITNFGVPNPSGDVNPNGGFSMAQPESVVDAQISYTFPKDGPMKNLSVFLQGYNLTNEPLITYNNDDPRQVINYQQYGASYSFGAAYKF